A stretch of the Channa argus isolate prfri chromosome 9, Channa argus male v1.0, whole genome shotgun sequence genome encodes the following:
- the ankrd50l gene encoding ankyrin repeat domain-containing protein 50 isoform X2: protein MCTPVLQFTSPQNRSAIVAWAVLRPLLDLPPPAQTVMVVVDSLDVGYGLGEGNEKSGSIAELLATNQHLLPGWLLLVCSVRRHNKAVCKMFSGFRKLCLDDLRKPLPVRDVQQYILCRLDEEAVLRRQLTPDTADMLNLLHIKSGGCFLFLERVLDGVAAALVGLREIRDIPGTLNGLYLWLCQRLFPRGLFIYVKPLLNVLLAAPRPLTTEQLFTAVWTQDTLLSFQDFQDKLQTLCPLLIDGPGGTKLLFHASFAEWLIDVKYCTQKYLCSRTEGHSMLSMALTLQGPHLDIENTCQLAAHLVCSGHHKENPSLLALWMLWAGVPTLTPSCSYALAMILCQPPVPVSPAVHQLLVRSGIVSGACFPDEDTSVGVEHIGEEGTNLQQTFKRDVSQVGFTDGQTLLLSAAQEGSAKIVELLLSHGSDALTSDHQGQTPLTLASRQGHVKVLAVLLKWAKSQERETAVRMMEHVDSEGWTALRSAAWGGHKDAVQSLLNAGADVDGCDSQGRTALRAAAWGGHEEVVLTLLNYGAQVDRADSKGRTPLIAAAYMGHHEVVEILLDHSAEVDLADDDGRTALSVTALCVPTAAGVKGYGEVASLLLEHKADPGHRDNDGMTPLLLAAYEGNDDVVELLLEAGADVDETAGPDGSITAAAAVTPLLAAAAMGHMKTVSRLLFWGAAVDAIDCEGRTALCLAAARGSVDVVRALLDRGLDENHRDDLGWTPLHAAACEGHRAVCAALTEQGSMARVGEMDIEGRTPLILAAQEGHWSTVRLLLDRRSPIDHRAYDGHSALSAALLEGHAEVADLLMRRGADTNVKDAEGRPLLYLLVLDGRLDMATLLIEKGGVPLESRDSEGRTALHVASWQGCIEMVDLLLKHGANINAQDTAGRPPIHSVAWTGHAEVGHCLLQASGVNIDLACHQGATALSIAAQEGHANIVGMLLQRGANPDHIDKYGRSPVKVAGKNGHFNIVRLLESYGAKPFLGLLPNSSTVSPAKPNTIFSGISESNGGDVTAATSSSSVSSPGSSAERFHSMESSQTSSTCHSLATVQTVPADNLSFIQQIQQHSLPRSRSRPSTLPPPGSSGLGSFHGSNQRRPKASPPPTVCTVTAMVHNCELPQKGLSSGLEYHDQMINLNSNFKKNDKTTYVGDKWYSVMASLGIMPGQDSPASGAKNRESPPLGYPYRLQSPLQGDAWDSLTQKNIISPACYSFSPVPPCSALPEDVMDVMTTTDPQLNLKQAIKLQFEGPTSAALYKRETPL, encoded by the exons GGCAGTGTTAAGACCCCTGTTGGACCTCCCTCCTCCTGCCCAGactgtgatggtggtggtggacTCCCTGGATGTTGGATATGGATTGGGTGAAGGAAATGAGAAGAGTGGCTCTATTGCAGAGCTTCTGGCAACTAATCAACACCTGCTGCCTGGCTGGCTGCTGCTGGTCTGCTCCGTCCGTCGACACAACAAGGCTGTGTGCAAGATGTTCtcag GTTTTCGTAAGCTCTGTCTGGACGATCTGCGAAAGCCCCTGCCAGTGCGTGATGTGCAGCAGTACATCCTCTGCCGGCTGGATGAAGAAGCAGTGCTTCGTCGTCAGCTCACCCCTGACACCGCTGACATGCTGAATCTGCTCCACATCAAGAGTGGTGGGTGCTTTCTCTTCCTCGAGCGTGTGCTGGATGGGGTGGCAGCTGCCCTGGTAGGTCTGCGGGAGATCCGAGACATCCCCGGAACTCTCAATGGACTTTACCTCTGGCTGTGCCAAAGATTGTTCCCCCGGGGACTCTTCATCTACGTCAAGCCTCTCCTTAATGTGCTCTTAGCTGCCCCAAGGCCACTCACAACTGAGCAGCTGTTTACTGCAGTCTGGACTCAAGACACCTTGCTCAGTTTCCAGGACTTCCAGGACAAGCTCCAAACACTTTGTCCGCTCTTAATAGATGGTCCTGGTGGCACCAAACTGCTTTTTCATGCCAGCTTTGCAGAGTGGCTAATAGATGTTAAGTACTGCACACAGAAGTACCTGTGTAGCAGAACAGAAGGTCACAGCATGCTGTCTATGGCTCTGACTCTGCAGGGACCTCACCTGGACATCGAGAACACTTGCCAGTTAGCCGCACATTTAGTTTGTTCAGGTCATCATAAAGAGAACCCCTCACTGTTGGCACTGTGGATGCTATGGGCAGGTGTGCCCACTCTTACTCCCAGCTGCAGTTATGCCCTCGCCATGATATTATGTCAGCCGCCTGTTCCAGTAAGTCCGGCGGTCCATCAGCTGCTAGTAAGAAGTGGGATTGTCTCTGGTGCCTGTTTCCCGGATGAAGACACTAGTGTTGGAGTTGAACATATAGGTGAAGAAGGCACTAATTTACAACAGACGTTTAAAAGAGATGTGTCTCAGGTTGGTTTCACTGATGGACAGACTCTGCTTCTCAGTGCTGCCCAGGAAGGGTCTGCAAAAATAGTTGAACTTCTCTTGTCACATGGATCTGATGCACTAACCAGTGATCATCAGGGACAAACACCACTGACTTTGGCTTCCAGGCAGGGCCACGTGAAAGTGTTGGCTGTGCTCCTGAAATGGGCCAAAAGccaagagagagaaacagcagtGCGAATGATGGAGCACGTTGACAGTGAAGGCTGGACAGCACTGCGTTCTGCAGCTTGGGGAGGACATAAGGATGCTGTACAGAGTCTGCTGAATGCAGGAGCAGATGTGGATGGATGCGATAGTCAGGGCCGGACTGCTCTCAGAGCCGCAGCATGGGGCGGTCATGAAGAAGTAGTTCTGACCCTGCTCAACTATGGGGCCCAGGTTGACAGAGCTGACAGCAAAGGCCGCACACCACTTATTGCTGCTGCTTATATGGGACATCATGAAGTTGTGGAGATTTTGCTGGACCACAGCGCAGAGGTTGACTTAGCTGATGACGATGGTCGCACCGCTTTGTCAGTCACTGCCCTCTGTGTCCCCACAGCAGCTGGGGTCAAAGGTTATGGTGAGGTTGCGAGTCTGTTACTGGAACATAAAGCTGATCCAGGACACAGGGACAATGATGGCATGACTCCACTTCTTCTTGCAGCTTATGAGGGGAATGATGATGTAGTTGAACTTTTGCTAGAAGCTGGTGCTGATGTAGATGAGACTGCTGGCCCGGATGGCAGCATCACTGCTGCCGCTGCTGTTACTCCCTTGCTGGCAGCTGCAGCAATGGGCCACATGAAAACAGTGTCCCGATTGCTTTTCTGGGGAGCAGCTGTGGATGCCATTGATTGTGAAGGAAGGACTGCACTATGCTTAGCAGCTGCAAGAGGCAGCGTTGATGTAGTACGTGCCCTGCTGGACCGAGGCCTGGATGAGAACCACAGGGATGATCTCGGCTGGACCCCACTGCACGCTGCTGCCTGTGAAGGCCACCGGGCAGTTTGTGCTGCTTTGACGGAGCAAGGCAGCATGGCACGTGTTGGAGAGATGGATATTGAAGGACGCACCCCTCTTATATTGGCTGCCCAGGAAGGTCACTGGAGCACTGTCAGATTGTTGTTGGACAGACGGTCTCCTATTGACCACAGGGCATACGATGGCCATTCTGCCTTGAGTGCTGCCCTTCTGGAGGGCCATGCTGAAGTTGCGGACCTACTTATGAGGCGAGGGGCTGATACCAATGTAAAGGATGCAGAAGGAAGGCCTTTGCTGTACCTCCTTGTCTTGGATGGTCGCCTTGACATGGCTACTCTTCTCATTGAAAAAGGGGGGGTGCCTCTGGAGTCCCGAGACTCTGAGGGCCGCACAGCACTTCATGTGGCTTCTTGGCAGGGATGCATAGAGATGGTAGATCTACTTTTAAAGCACGGGGCAAACATCAATGCACAGGACACAGCTGGGAGACCACCAATCCATTCAGTGGCTTGGACAGGACATGCTGAAGTAGGACATTGTCTCCTACAAGCCAGCGGTGTCAACATAGACCTTGCTTGTCACCAGGGGGCAACAGCTCTAAGCATTGCTGCCCAGGAGGGACATGCCAATATTGTTGGAATGCTTCTGCAAAGAGGTGCAAATCCTGATCACATTGATAAATATGGTCGAAGTCCAGTCAAAGTGGCTGGGAAAAATGGTCACTTTAATATTGTCAGGCTATTGGAGAGCTATGGAGCCAAGCCATTCCTAGGCCTGTTGCCTAACTCTAGTACTGTCTCCCCTGCAAAACCCAACACGATCTTCTCAGGCATCTCGGAGAGTAATGGAGGTGACGTCACAGCCGCTACGTCCTCCTCTTCGGTATCTTCTCCTGGCTCCTCTGCAGAACGATTCCACTCCATGGAGAGCTCCCAGACCTCATCTACCTGTCACTCACTGGCCACAGTGCAGACTGTGCCGGCGGACAACCTCAGCTTTATTCAGCAGATCCAACAGCACTCACTGCCTCGCAGTCGTAGCCGTCCCTCCACCCTCCCACCACCAGGAAGCTCAGGCCTGGGAAGCTTCCATGGAAGTAACCAGAGGCGTCCCAAAGCCAGCCCCCCACCCACAGTTTGCACAGTCACTGCCATGGTTCACAACTGTGAACTGCCTCAGAAAGGCTTGTCATCCGGACTTGAATATCACGACCAAATGATCAATCTAaactcaaactttaaaaaaaatgacaagacaACTTATGTTGGAGATAAATGGTACTCAGTCATGGCTTCCCTTGGGATAATGCCAGGCCAAGACAGTCCTGCATCAGGTGCTAAAAACAGGGAGAGCCCTCCTTTGGGCTACCCATATAGGCTACAGAGCCCACTTCAAGGAGATGCTTGGGATTCTCTAACCCAGAAAAACATTATATCACCTGCTTGCTACAGTTTTAGCCCAGTCCCACCTTGCAGTGCCTTGCCAGAGGATGTCATGGATGTTATGACCACCACAGACCCCCAGCTCAATTTGAAACAGGCTATCAAACTGCAGTTTGAGGGTCCCACCAGTGCAGCCTTATACAAGCGAGAGACACCCCTGTGA